In Astyanax mexicanus isolate ESR-SI-001 chromosome 17, AstMex3_surface, whole genome shotgun sequence, a single window of DNA contains:
- the LOC111189060 gene encoding odorant receptor 131-2-like — protein MAVSNGSTVELLYIHQQLFNVSFNEGPITKLTVVMLIFLFFIYLNMIMLYSLMSKRVFIETPRYILFAHMLLNDSIHLLFTAVLYCVGLALLKLVIVACALTVFVSSTTFRNAPLNLAVMSLERYIAICFPLRHAEIATRKRTYLAIVFIWSIGSLNFMIDLFYRIVMDPNILTTQIFCTRETLFIKAWQLDVFSALNILYFVGVSLIIIFTYISIMISARSVSSNKDSATKAHRTVLLHFVQLGLCLTAFLYSAIERAAAMLGNSSLYLDVRYMAFLFILAVPRCMSPLIYGLRDNALKPLFIYYFRCGSGRVKPIVNVH, from the coding sequence ATGGCAGTTTCTAATGGAAGCACAGTCGAGCTACTTTATATACATCAACAACTCTTTAATGTTTCATTTAATGAGGGACCTATCACAAAACTTACTGTTGTgatgttaatttttttgttttttatatatctgaataTGATTATGTTATATTCTCTTATGAGTAAGCGTGTTTTTATAGAGACTCCACGCTACATTCTTTTTGCTCACATGCTTCTCAATGACTCCATTCATCTTTTATTCACtgctgtgctgtactgtgttGGGCTGGCCTTGCTCAAGTTAGTCATAGTAGCATGCGCTTTAACAGTTTTTGTATCAAGTACTACTTTCCGTAATGCACCTTTAAACCTGGCTGTAATGTCATTAGAGCGTTACATAGCCATATGTTTTCCTCTTAGACATGCTGAAATAGCCACTCGAAAAAGGACGTATCTTGCCATTGTGTTTATCTGGAGTATTGGTTCTTTAAATTTCATGATTGATTTGTTTTATAGAATAGTGATGGACCCTAACATTTTAACAACACAAATATTTTGCACAAGGGAAACTTTGTTCATAAAAGCATGGCAATTAGATGTATTCAGTGCtttgaatatactgtactttGTGGGAGTGTCGCTGATCATCATCTTCACCTATATCAGCATTATGATCTCAGCCAGGTCTGTGTCCTCCAACAAAGACTCTGCTACGAAAGCCCACAGGACTGTGCTGCTGCACTTTGTTCAGCTGGGCCTGTGCCTTACAGCATTTCTGTATAGTGCCATCGAGCGTGCTGCAGCCATGCTGGGCAACAGCTCTCTGTACTTGGATGTGCGCTACATGGCATTTCTTTTTATCCTGGCTGTGCCCCGTTGCATGAGTCCACTCATCTATGGGTTGAGAGACAATGCCCTGAAACCTTTGTTCATTTATTACTTTCGATGTGGCTCTGGCAGAGTCAAGCCAATTGTAAATGTACACTGA